DNA sequence from the Sinomonas terrae genome:
CCTGCTGAACCAGGCCGGCATCGATACAACGCACAATCCGATCTTCCCAGCGTTCTACATGATGCTCGCCTGCGTCATCGGCGTCATCTCGGTGCGGTTCATGAGGGAGACGGTCGGCGCTTCCCTGCGTGGCCGGGAGCTTCCCGAGACAAAGCCTCAGACGGTGGTCGGTTTCAGGGGAGCGCGCGCCCAGTCGCAGCCTGACTAGCCCTGTCGAACCGGCACGAGCACGGCCGAGGGTCTTCGGACCCCCGGCCGTGCTTTTTTGTCGGAACGCGCACGTTCATATTGTTGACAATGCTACATACGCCTCATAGGTTTGTAACGCAAGTCACAAAGTGAGGCGGCCTCTCGCCGCCGTCGGCCAAAGCGGGCCGGCTGAAAGGGAGCTGACATGATCGAGTTGTCGCGAAGAAGCGTCTTGAGAAGTGCAGGAGTGGCTGCTCTCGGAGCCTCGTTGGCTGGGTGGGCCACCGGATGTTCCAGCGTTCCTGCAGCGGGATCGGCAGCGTCGTCGAACGGAAGCCTGCTGGATACTGCCAAGTCGCAGGGGTTTCTGCGCGTCGCCATCGCAAATGAACCGCCCTACACCCAGGTGAACGCGGACGGCACCGTGAGCGGCTGTGAGCCCGACGTGCTGAGGGCGGTGTGCCAGCGGATGGGCATCAAGGACATCCAGGGCGTAGTCACCCCGTACGCTTCGATGATCCCGGGACTCAACGCGAACCGCTGGGACGTCATCGCGGCCGGGCTCTTCATGAAGCAGTCGCGCTGCGGCCAAGTGGACTATTCGGAGCCGGTCATTGTCTCCACCGAGTCCTTCGCCACACCGAAGGGCAATCCGAAGGGAATCACGTCGATCGCCGCAGTGACCTCGAACTCGGGCCTCAAGATCGCAGTGCTCCCGGGCGGCTTCGAAGAGGGAATCCTCAAGACCTCCAAGGTCCCCGATTCTCAGCAGGTCAAGGTCAGCGACGGCCGCAGCGGCATCGAGGCCGTCAAGGCGAACCGCGCAGACGCCTTCCTGCTGCCGACGCTCTCCCTCCGCGCGCTTGCGAAGGACGATGCGGGCTTCGACGTCTCGGCGCCCCTCAAAGATGCCCCTCGCACCGGCTCTGGCGCCGCCTTCAGGAAGTCCGATGCTTCCTTCCACGACGCATACAACAAGGAGCTCGCCGCGTTCAAGCAGACGAGCCAGTTCGCGGACATCCTCAACAAGTGGGGCTTCGACCCGACTGTGGTCCAGGGCGTCACGGCCCAGGAACTATGCCAGACCGCCGGATGACCTCGGGCTGTATCCGTGTGACGGGAGGCTCCGATGTCCGCTGTTGTTGAGTATTGGCCCCTGCTCTGGCAGGGCATGTGGACGACGGTCCTCGTCACGGCCCTGAGTGGGGTCGTGTGTATCCTGGTCGCCTTCGTGGCCGGACTCGGACGCCTCTCGACCCACTGGTTCCTCCGGGTGCCCGCCGCGGTCTTCGTCGAGGTATTCCGCGGGACGTCGCTGCTCGTGCAGATGTTCTGGTTCTTCTTTGCGCTCCCGTTCTTCGGGATCCAGCTCTTCCCGATGACGGCGGCCGTCCTGGCCCTCGGATTCAACGAGGGCGCCTATGCAGCCGAGGTGGTGCGCGGCGCGATAGCGAGCCGCCCCAAGGGGCAGACGGAGGCGTGCACGGCGCTGGGCATGGGCCCAGCGCTCCGCCTCCGCCGGGTGATCATCCCGCAGGCGATCCCTGCGATGCTCCCGCCCTTCGGCAACGTCATGGTCGACCTGCTGAAGAACACTTCGCTCGTCTCGCTCGTCACGGTTGCGGACCTCACGTTCCGCGCCCAGATGATCCGGAATACGACGGGACAGACGACGGCGATCTTCCTCACCATTCTGGTGATGTACTTCGTGCTCTCGTCGGTCCTGACCCTGTTGACCGGCGTCCTCGAGCGGCGCTTCGCCCTTGACCGCAAGGCCAAGGCGGCTTGGCGCGCAGAGCGCAGGTTCATGAAGGCAGGTACAGCATGATTTGGGACAACTCGTTCGCCGTCTCGATCATCCCGCAGCTGCTTCAGGGTCTCGTCGTCACGGTCGAGGTCACGCTCCTGGGAACGCTCATTGCCGCGCTCCTCGGTCTGGCCTTTGCGATTCTGCGTAGGTTGGCCATACCTGTCGTCTCCCAGGTGGTCACCTTCGTCGTCGTCTTCATCCGCGGCACCCCGCTCCTCGTCCAGGCGTATTGTGCGTTCTTCGTGCTGCCTGACTACGGAATCAGCGCCGATGCCTTCACCACCGGGGCAATCGTGATCGGAATCAACTACAGCGCGTACATGGCGGAGGTGTACCGCAGCGGGATCCAAGGCGTGCACGTCGGGCAGTGGGAGGCCTGCACGGCGCTCGGCCTTCCCGCCACGAGGGTCTGGGGGCGCGTCATCCTTCCCCAAGCCCTAAGGACGGTGGTTCCCATGCTGGGCAACTACCTGATCCAGATGTTCAAGGACTCGGCGGTGCTCTCCGCCATCACGGTCGTGGAGCTTCTCGGGACAGCCCAAGCCATCGGCAGCTCGAACTTCCGCTACCTGGAACCGCTCACGATTGCGGCCATCCTGTTCCTGATCATCAGCTACCCATCGTCACGTCTCGTCAACAGATTGGAGCGGCGTTATGCGCCCCAGCACTGAGCCGGTTCCCCTGCAGGGCGGCGCCCTTTCCGAGTCGGAGCTCACGAAGCCAGACCCGATCATCGCCTTCGAGAACGTGAGCAAGAGCTGGGGCTCGAACCACGTGCTGAAGTCGCTCAACTTCGACGTCCAGCCGGGCGAGAAGGTGTCGATCATCGGGCCGTCTGGTTCGGGGAAGACGACGATCCTCCGCATCCTGATGACGTTGGAGAGCCCGAGCGAGGGCCTCGTCAGCGTAGACGGTGATGTGCTGTGGAAGGTGGCGGCGGGCGAGAAGCCGAAGGAGACGCGTCAGCTGAGGCAGACACGTCGGAAGATCGGCATGGTGTTCCAGCAGTTCAATCTCTTCCCACACATGACGGCGCTCGAGAACGTCGTCGAGGCGCCCATCCATGTCCTCGGCATGGACAAGGGGGAGGCGCGGGAGCGGGCGGTGGACCTGCTCAATCTCGTGGGTCTGAGCAAGCACATGAACCACACGCCGCCGCAGCTTTCGGGCGGCCAGCAGCAGCGAGTGGCCATCGCCCGGGCGCTCGCCATGCGGCCGAAGGTGATGCTCTTCGACGAACCCACCTCAGCCCTCGACCCCGAGCTGATCGGCGAGGTCCTCAACGTGATCCGCAACCTGGCGCAGAGCACGGACATGACGATGCTCATGGTCACGCACGAGATGCGGTTCGCCGAGGAGATCTCCGACCGGGTCGTCATGTTCGATCACGGTCGAGCGGTCGAGAGCGGTCCGCCGGAGCAGATCTTCAAGAATCCCCTCGAGGAGAGGACCAAGACGTTCCTCCGGGCGGTGCTCCAGCACTGACCCGGCTACCCCTCCGGCTAGCTACCCTGTCGGAGTCTCACCAGCTTCTGGCCACCCCGGACGGCGTGGCGAAGCAAAACTGCAGCGAGTCGCGGCGCGACCACTCTGGAAACTGGTGAGACTCCGACGGCCAAATCCCCATAGCCGCTGCCCACGGCTGTGGGTCGGCTGCTACCGGACGCGGCCGTGCCGGAGGCACAAGAGCGCGTAGGCCCGTGCCGCCGTCAGGAGCTCGGCGATGCTGACCGATTCGTTGACCTGATGGGCCTGATCGTTGAGGCCCCCGGGACCCATCACGATCGTCGGGACGCCGAAATCGCGGGCGATGAACCCGCCGTCGCACGCCGCCGTCCAGCCGCCGATCCTGCTCTCGAAGCCGCAGTCTGCGAGGGCCGCGACGGCATCTGTGACCAGCGGGTGGTCCTCGTCCGTGCGGAACCCGGGCATTTCCATAGAGACCCAAGTGCTCACCGAGATGCCGTCCCGGGAGATACCCGCATCGAGGATGCGCTGCTGGAGAGACGCCAGGATGGTGCCGGCGTCGTCGTCGGGCATGAGCCGGCGGTCGAGCGAGACGGTGCACTCGCCCGCCACCATGGACGTCCCGCTCCCGCCACGAATGAGGCCGACGTTCCAGCTGCCGCTGCCAAGGAGGGCATCCTGTTGCGACTGGAGCTCGCGGTGATCGTCCCGGACGAGGTCGATGATCCGCGCGGCTGCGTCGATCGCATTGCGGCCATCTGCGGGCCGCCCGGAGTGGGCGGACTTGCCCTGGATCGCGAGTTCAATGTAGCTGTCGCCTCGACACCCGATCACGGTGGCGAGATCGGTCGGCTCTGCGACGATACAGCCCGAGAAGTGGGCGGCACCGGCGTGGGCACGCGTGTACTCACGGATCCCGATGCCGAGATCCTCTTCGTCGACCGTGCAGGCAAGTGTGACGTCGCCGGGCAGCTCGACGCCCGCCTCCTTGAGGGCCTTGAGCGCGACGGCGACGGCGGCGAGGCCGCCCTTCATGTCAGTGGAACCGCGGCCGTACAGCCGCCCGTCACGCTCGTACGGCTCGAACGGGGGCCGCTCCCAGCCGTCGCCTGCCGGGACGACGTCGGAGTGCCCGAGAAACAGGAGGCCGCGATCCGACCCCCCGGGCAGCACGGCCGTGAAGTTGGGGCGTTCCGGCGCGACCGGTTCAGTCGCCGTGACCAGGCCGGCGCCGAGGCAGAACGCCTCGAGCACCTTCACGGTCGCATCCTCAGTTCCGCCCGGGTTCTCGCCGCCGGCCGCGATGAGGGCGGTGGTGAGCGAGACGAGGTCGGCTTCGGTGATCAGCTCGAGGACCTCGTCCTCGAGCGAAGCGTTCACGCGCACGTGGCGCCCTCCAGCCCGGCCAGCTCGATGTCCATGGCCCGGCGAAGCCGTTGAATTCCCTCGTCCGTGCGTTCGGGCGTGCTCGTGGCGAAGCAGAGCCGCAGGGCGTCGTCGAACCTTCCCTCTGCCGAGAGCGCGGGTCCCGGGATGAACGCGACACCTTCGGCGAGCCCGGTCTCGAAGAGGCGTCGGGTCGAAATCCCGGCGTCGGCCCCTTGGAGCGTGAGCCACAGGAAGAAGCCGCCCTCCGGGTTCGTCGTCGTGACCCGGTCGCCCAAGTGGCGGCGGATGCTGGACTGCATGGCGTCCCGCCGCCGTCGGTATTCGGCGCGGAGATCGGCGAGGTGGCTGTCGAGCCGTCCCCGGCGGATGAACTCGGCGACGATGTGCTGCGCCGGGACGTTGGTGCACGTGTCCATCGCCTGCTTCGCGTTGATCACGAGCTGCCGCAGCGCGGGGTGGGTGTCGACCCATCCCACCCGGAGGCCCGGCGCGAGGATCTTGGAGAAGGTGCGCACTGAGAAGAGCAGGGGGTCGCCGGGGCTGAGCGCCTGGAGGCTCGGGAGGTCCTCGCCTTCGAACCGGAGGAGGCCATAGGGGTCATCGTCGATGATGACGGCGTTCCACTGGTGTGCGAGCTCAAGCAGCAGTTCGCGGCGCTCGAGGGAGAGGGTGGTGCCGGACGGGTTCTGGAAGTTGGGGATCGTGTAGATGGCCTTGGGCGTCCGTCCGGTGGCAGCAACCAGTTCCGGGAGGGCTTCGACGACGAGGCCGTTCTCGTCGAGTGGTGCCTCGAGGAGCTGGGCTCCGTAGCTCAGCGCCGTGGCGCTTCCGTTGGTGTACGTCGGGCTCTCGACGATGACCAGGTCGCCCGGGTTGAGGAAGATCTTGCAGGCGAGGTCGAGTCCCTGCATGCCGCCCGCGGTGATCGTCACGCGGTCTTCGTCGGTGGGGTCGCTCGTCGTCGAGAGGTACTCGACAAGCGCGCTGAGGAGTCTGGGCTCCCCCTCTGTCGCGCCGTACGTGAAGGTGTCGTGGCCCATCACCGTGCTCGCGATCTCACGGAACTCCTCGAGCGGGACCGCCTCGTTGGCGGGGGAGCCCATCGCGAAGCGGACAATGTCGTGCTTCATCGAGGCGAGGAGGGAGGTGCTCGAGTCGATGACGGAGCCCACGAGGCTTCCGGCGCGCTCGGCGAGCGGGAGGCCTTCGCGGGAGAGGAGTGCGAGGTTCTCGGTGGACATCGCTCACTGTCCTTTCTGGATGAGTTCGCGCGGGAAGCTCGTGAGGACTTCCGCGCCCGTGGGTGCGACCCGGATGGACTCCGAGAGCTCGTAGCCGTAGTGGTCCATCCACATCCCGCCGATGAGGTGGAAGGTCATGTTCTCGGCGAGGACGGTCTCGTCCTCGGTGCGGATCGAGATCGTGCGCTCGCCCCAGTCCGGCGGATAGCCGACGCCGATCGAGTATCCGATGCGGGAGGGCTTCTCGAGGCCGTACTGCGCGAGGGTCTTGTTCCAAGCCAGCGCGAGGTCGCGGACCGGCGCACCTGGGCGGACGGAGGCGATGACGGCGTCGAGGCCCTCGGCCACAGCGCCGGCGAGCGAGGACAGCCGCTCAGGGGCCTTGCCGAGCGAGATGGTCCGTGCGAGCGGGGCGTGGTACCGCTGGTGTGCGCCGGCGAGTTCGACGACGACGGCCTGCCCCGCTTCGAAGCGATCCTCGCTCCACGTCAGGTGCGGGGTGTCGGCTGCCTCTCCCGTGGGCAGCATGGGGACAATCGCGGGGTAGTCGCCGCCCACGCCGTCACTTCCGGAAATCTGCGCGTGGCTGATGGCGGCCGCTGCGTCGCACTGGCGCACGCCGACGTCGATCGTCTCGACCGCTGCCCGCATGGCAGCGCCGCAGACGCTCGCCGCCTTCCGCATGAGATCCACCTCGGCGGGGGACTTCACGGAACGGACCCAGTTGACGAGTTCGAAGCTGTCCACGAAGGTCCATTCCGGGAGCGCGTGGACGAGGGCTCGGTAGGCCTTGGGGGAGAAGAAGTGCGAGTCCATCTCGAGCCCCACGCAGCCTCCCGAGGCCCCCGCGACGAGGCCCCGCTCCCGAAGGGAAAACGCGACCCAGTCAAACGGGTGAACCGTGGGGCGGTGGACGTACTGTTCCGGGTACCCGACGATGCACTCCTGTGGCAGCCACGCCGTTCGGAAGGCTCCGCCCGCATCCATTGCGCGCGCGAAGAGCATCATCGGACCCTCGGCTGGAACGAAGACGAGCTGGGGCGTGTAGAAGGACCACGCGTTGTAGCCGGTCAGGTAGTAGAGGTTGGCGGGGTCGGTTACCAACAGGGCCGACAGTCCTTGGCGCGCCATGCGCTCACGCACTTTTGAGAGCCGGGACCGATACTCCTCGTCAGCAAACAGCACGATTCCTCCGATAGACGTCTTTTCGTTCCTTTGTTGACAATCTACCGGCGTGGCGCGGCTCACACAAATCTCTCGCGCGGGGGTCTTACCGCCCCCTCAAGGGCACTACGCACCGGGGAGCCGTCCGGCCTTGGCCCGGGCCCGGCTCAGGGGAGGATCGAGACCTTGACGGAGCCGCCGGCAGGGTTCCCGACGAGGTTGATCGCGTCGAGGAACCCCTCCAGGAAGAACTGATGGCTGCAGATCTCGTCCATCGGCAGGGCGCCTGATTCGAGGAGCTTGAGGGCTGCCGGCCAGCAATGGGGGCCGAGGTGGGCACCGAGGACGTTGAGCTCCTTGTCGTCCCCGATGATGGACCAGTCAACGGTGGCTTCGGACCGGAAGACGGAATACTCGACATAGGTGCCGAGCTTGCGGAGGATGTTCAGGCCCTGTGGCACGGCAGACGGATGACCGGTGGCCTCGAGGTAGACGTCGGCTCCGTAGCCCTCGGTCAGGTCCTTGACGATCTGGATCGCGTCCTCGTTCGAGACGTTGATCGTCACATCGGCGCCGCACTTCTTCGCGAGGGCGAGCTTCTCGTCGGCCATATCCAAGGCCACGACCGTAGCCGCATTCTTGGAGCGGGCTCCGGCGATCATCCCCAGACCGATGGGGCCGCATCCGGCGACGACGACGACGTCCTCGAACTTGATGTCGGCACGCTCCACCGCATGAAGGGCGCAGGAGAGAGGCTCGGCGAAGGCCGCGTGGTGTGCAGGAAGGCTCGATGGTGCGACGTGGACGCGGGCCCGAGCCGGGACGAGCAGGTATTCCGCCACCGCACCGTTGAATCCGCGGAAGCCGAACATGTCGTGCGGGGCGCACATCCAATACTGCCCACGTCGGCAGTACCTGCATTCCTCGCAAGGGACGATCTGCTCGCACACGATGCGTGCGCCGAGGGAAAGGCGGCGTCGTGAGAGCTCTTCCTCGCCTCCCGCCACGACGATGCCGACAAATTCGTGCCCCGGAATGACACCCGTCTGGGCCCACGCGGGCCGGTTCTCGTCCCCCCAGAACTTCGCGGCCCCGTGGTAGCACTTGACGTCGCTCGCGCACACGCCGACGGCCTCGACCCGGATAAGGAGCTCGTCACGGCCAGGGCGCGGAACGGGAACCTGTTCAAGCGTGTAGTTCTCAGGTCCATTGCAGACGACGGCGCGCATCGTCGCCGGCAGGGCTCCGCTGGTTTCGATGCCTTCAGCGAGACTTGTCATGCTGGTTCAATTCCTTTCGTCAGCCTTTGGCTCGTGCCTGCGGCATTCATTGCCTGTGATTTCGGCGGGCAACCAGAACGTGGATGCCCTTGTCGCGCAGTCGTGCAATGTGCTCCCTGTCCGTCCCGGCGTCGACGATGATGGCGTCGAAACGCTCGAGAGAGAGCATCGCGTGCAGGGCGCGCTTCTCGAATTTGGTGTGGTCCGCCAACAGAATGCGCTTGGCCGCGGCGTCGAACATCGCCCTTTTGATGTCAACGGTTTCCTGGGTCTGGTGGAAGGCAATGTCGTCGGTGATCGCGGAGGTCGACATGAGGAGGATGTCCGCTCGGAGCGAGGAGATGGCCTCGATCGTCATGCGTCCCATGAAGGCACTGCACCAGTTGTAGTACTGCCCGCCGAGGGCGAGCAGGGAGATCCCCTTGGTCCCGCGGAGATCGTTGACGATGGTCAGGGTGTTGGTGATCACCGTCAGAGGAGCTCGGTCCTTGAGATGCGGCACAACATGCAGCGTTGTCGTCGAGTCGTCGAGCATGATCGCCTGACCGGGCTCGATGAATTCGAGCGCGGCGTGGGCGATGGCTTCCTTCTCGCTGAGCTGCCTGCTCGAGCGGTAGACATCGCTCGACTCGACCAATGCGGTCGAGAGGGCGGTTGCCACACCCCGGTTCTTCCGGATGAGCCCCCGATTCTCAAGTTCGTCGAGGTCGCGATGGACGGTCATCACG
Encoded proteins:
- a CDS encoding DeoR/GlpR family DNA-binding transcription regulator; its protein translation is MTLKADESATAVRQSRQLQRQRAISDAVMAEGAIRIEQLAERFGISVMTVHRDLDELENRGLIRKNRGVATALSTALVESSDVYRSSRQLSEKEAIAHAALEFIEPGQAIMLDDSTTTLHVVPHLKDRAPLTVITNTLTIVNDLRGTKGISLLALGGQYYNWCSAFMGRMTIEAISSLRADILLMSTSAITDDIAFHQTQETVDIKRAMFDAAAKRILLADHTKFEKRALHAMLSLERFDAIIVDAGTDREHIARLRDKGIHVLVARRNHRQ
- the ehuC gene encoding ectoine/hydroxyectoine ABC transporter permease subunit EhuC encodes the protein MSAVVEYWPLLWQGMWTTVLVTALSGVVCILVAFVAGLGRLSTHWFLRVPAAVFVEVFRGTSLLVQMFWFFFALPFFGIQLFPMTAAVLALGFNEGAYAAEVVRGAIASRPKGQTEACTALGMGPALRLRRVIIPQAIPAMLPPFGNVMVDLLKNTSLVSLVTVADLTFRAQMIRNTTGQTTAIFLTILVMYFVLSSVLTLLTGVLERRFALDRKAKAAWRAERRFMKAGTA
- a CDS encoding aminotransferase-like domain-containing protein, with the translated sequence MSTENLALLSREGLPLAERAGSLVGSVIDSSTSLLASMKHDIVRFAMGSPANEAVPLEEFREIASTVMGHDTFTYGATEGEPRLLSALVEYLSTTSDPTDEDRVTITAGGMQGLDLACKIFLNPGDLVIVESPTYTNGSATALSYGAQLLEAPLDENGLVVEALPELVAATGRTPKAIYTIPNFQNPSGTTLSLERRELLLELAHQWNAVIIDDDPYGLLRFEGEDLPSLQALSPGDPLLFSVRTFSKILAPGLRVGWVDTHPALRQLVINAKQAMDTCTNVPAQHIVAEFIRRGRLDSHLADLRAEYRRRRDAMQSSIRRHLGDRVTTTNPEGGFFLWLTLQGADAGISTRRLFETGLAEGVAFIPGPALSAEGRFDDALRLCFATSTPERTDEGIQRLRRAMDIELAGLEGATCA
- a CDS encoding zinc-binding dehydrogenase, which codes for MTSLAEGIETSGALPATMRAVVCNGPENYTLEQVPVPRPGRDELLIRVEAVGVCASDVKCYHGAAKFWGDENRPAWAQTGVIPGHEFVGIVVAGGEEELSRRRLSLGARIVCEQIVPCEECRYCRRGQYWMCAPHDMFGFRGFNGAVAEYLLVPARARVHVAPSSLPAHHAAFAEPLSCALHAVERADIKFEDVVVVAGCGPIGLGMIAGARSKNAATVVALDMADEKLALAKKCGADVTINVSNEDAIQIVKDLTEGYGADVYLEATGHPSAVPQGLNILRKLGTYVEYSVFRSEATVDWSIIGDDKELNVLGAHLGPHCWPAALKLLESGALPMDEICSHQFFLEGFLDAINLVGNPAGGSVKVSILP
- a CDS encoding M20 family metallopeptidase, which produces MRVNASLEDEVLELITEADLVSLTTALIAAGGENPGGTEDATVKVLEAFCLGAGLVTATEPVAPERPNFTAVLPGGSDRGLLFLGHSDVVPAGDGWERPPFEPYERDGRLYGRGSTDMKGGLAAVAVALKALKEAGVELPGDVTLACTVDEEDLGIGIREYTRAHAGAAHFSGCIVAEPTDLATVIGCRGDSYIELAIQGKSAHSGRPADGRNAIDAAARIIDLVRDDHRELQSQQDALLGSGSWNVGLIRGGSGTSMVAGECTVSLDRRLMPDDDAGTILASLQQRILDAGISRDGISVSTWVSMEMPGFRTDEDHPLVTDAVAALADCGFESRIGGWTAACDGGFIARDFGVPTIVMGPGGLNDQAHQVNESVSIAELLTAARAYALLCLRHGRVR
- a CDS encoding M24 family metallopeptidase, producing MLFADEEYRSRLSKVRERMARQGLSALLVTDPANLYYLTGYNAWSFYTPQLVFVPAEGPMMLFARAMDAGGAFRTAWLPQECIVGYPEQYVHRPTVHPFDWVAFSLRERGLVAGASGGCVGLEMDSHFFSPKAYRALVHALPEWTFVDSFELVNWVRSVKSPAEVDLMRKAASVCGAAMRAAVETIDVGVRQCDAAAAISHAQISGSDGVGGDYPAIVPMLPTGEAADTPHLTWSEDRFEAGQAVVVELAGAHQRYHAPLARTISLGKAPERLSSLAGAVAEGLDAVIASVRPGAPVRDLALAWNKTLAQYGLEKPSRIGYSIGVGYPPDWGERTISIRTEDETVLAENMTFHLIGGMWMDHYGYELSESIRVAPTGAEVLTSFPRELIQKGQ
- the ehuB gene encoding ectoine/hydroxyectoine ABC transporter substrate-binding protein EhuB — encoded protein: MAALGASLAGWATGCSSVPAAGSAASSNGSLLDTAKSQGFLRVAIANEPPYTQVNADGTVSGCEPDVLRAVCQRMGIKDIQGVVTPYASMIPGLNANRWDVIAAGLFMKQSRCGQVDYSEPVIVSTESFATPKGNPKGITSIAAVTSNSGLKIAVLPGGFEEGILKTSKVPDSQQVKVSDGRSGIEAVKANRADAFLLPTLSLRALAKDDAGFDVSAPLKDAPRTGSGAAFRKSDASFHDAYNKELAAFKQTSQFADILNKWGFDPTVVQGVTAQELCQTAG
- the ehuA gene encoding ectoine/hydroxyectoine ABC transporter ATP-binding protein EhuA; translation: MRPSTEPVPLQGGALSESELTKPDPIIAFENVSKSWGSNHVLKSLNFDVQPGEKVSIIGPSGSGKTTILRILMTLESPSEGLVSVDGDVLWKVAAGEKPKETRQLRQTRRKIGMVFQQFNLFPHMTALENVVEAPIHVLGMDKGEARERAVDLLNLVGLSKHMNHTPPQLSGGQQQRVAIARALAMRPKVMLFDEPTSALDPELIGEVLNVIRNLAQSTDMTMLMVTHEMRFAEEISDRVVMFDHGRAVESGPPEQIFKNPLEERTKTFLRAVLQH
- the ehuD gene encoding ectoine/hydroxyectoine ABC transporter permease subunit EhuD — its product is MIWDNSFAVSIIPQLLQGLVVTVEVTLLGTLIAALLGLAFAILRRLAIPVVSQVVTFVVVFIRGTPLLVQAYCAFFVLPDYGISADAFTTGAIVIGINYSAYMAEVYRSGIQGVHVGQWEACTALGLPATRVWGRVILPQALRTVVPMLGNYLIQMFKDSAVLSAITVVELLGTAQAIGSSNFRYLEPLTIAAILFLIISYPSSRLVNRLERRYAPQH